CATCTCGGTCGGGATCGCGCGGACCAAGTTCCTCGCGAAGGTCGCCAGCGCGGTCAGCAAGCCCGACGGCCTGCTGGTGGTCGAGCCCGAACGGGAGGAGGCGTTCCTGCTGCCGTTGCCGGTGGAACGACTGTGGGGAGTCGGTGCGGTGACGGCCGAGAAGCTGCATCGGCTCGGCATTCGAACGGTCGGGCAACTGGCGGAGCTCGAAGCCGCGACCGCGGAGAGGCTGCTCGGCAAGGCGACCGGCGCGCATCTGCACGCGCTGGCCCGGTTGCGGGACCCCCGCCCGGTCGACACCACGCGCCGCCGCAGCGCCATCGGCTCTCAGCGCGCACTCGGCAGTCGCCTGCGCTCCGCCGACGAGCTGGACGTCATCCTCACCCAGATCGTCGATCGGCTCGCCCGCCGCCTCCGCGACGGCGACCGGATGTGCCGCACGGTCGTGCTGCGTCTTCGCTACGGCGACTTCGTGAAGGCGACCCGCTCGCGCACGCTCCGCTCCCCCTCCGATCGCACCGCAATGCTGCTCAGCGTCGCGCGAGAGCTGCTCGTCGGCGCGCAGCCCGTGATCGCAGAGCGCGGCATCACCCTGATCGGGGTCTCGCTGTCGCAACTGGCGCGCACCGACAGCCTCCAGCCGGAGCTGCCGATCGACTGGGACGACGGGGTGCGCCTCGACACGGCGCTCGACGCGGTACGCGATCGCTTCGGCGCGGCATCCGTCTCGCGCGCTGCGCAACTCGGTCGCGATCCGGGATGGTCGCCGCCGCTGCTGTCCGAACACGAGTGAACACGATGGACGATGCAACGTCATCGCGGCGGCTCATCACGCCGATCTGGAGAGATGGCGCGGATCGCCTCAGCGAAGCGACATGACCGCTGCGCCGGCGAAGGGACCTGGATGGACTCGTCGGAGAGTTCGACCTCGATCAGCACCCACGAAGCGAACCGTGTCCGACACGGCAGCAGTGAGCAGGGCGACGAGATGTTCATCGGGATCCGCGACGCACGCCCGCGCGATCCCATCGACGGCGCTGGTCGCGAGAGCGGAGCACTGCCGCACCGTCATGCCGGGGCGGCCCGGACCGACCTCCTCGATGAACCGTGCGGCCCAGGCGTCGGCGGCGGGGGCGGCGCGGAGGGCAGCCTTGCCCAGTTCGCGCAATTCCGCGGCGGGATCGTCGTCTCGATCCGCGAGGACCCTGAGGGCGACTCGCAGCCCCACCGCCAGCGAACGCTGACGTTCCTCGGCGGCGATGGGCAAGGCGGCACTGGCAGCTCGTACGGCGAGCAGCACGTCGAGCAGCGGGTCATCGCTCGTCAGGCCGATGACCGTCGGGATGAGCGGCGTGAGCCGGGCGCGGCCGGCCTCGCTCGTCCGGTCGTTCACCATCCGCGCAAGAAGCGCGAGCGTGCGGTGCGTGCAGGCGGGATGGTCGCTCCAACGCTCCCCCGCGAGGTACGACGCGAATTCCATGAAGCACGCCCCGCGCCGTGGGGAGAAGTGCCGGCCCGGGGACAGGATCGGCATGACATCCGGCTGAGCCGTCCAGTCGCGCATGAGACCCCCTCTGTCTCCTTCCACTGTGCGCCTGCCGCGGCCGCGATTCAAGTACCTCGCCCGGATGTCCATCGAGGGTGGATGTCGGCTGGCGCGTCGGCCTCAGTGCAGCGATGCGCAAGCGCAGCCGGATACCCGACCCTGTGCCGTCGTTCGCAAGGGGCGTCTTCGCGCACCCGCTCAGTTCGGTTGCCGGCGCACCCGATAGCGCAGGTGTAGCACCCGGTCGCCCTGAATCACCACATCAGGATCCTCCAACAGGTGCGGTGCGTGGACCGACCCGAAGTAGCGCTTGCCGGCCCCGAACACGACGGGTGCGACATCCATGCGCACCTCGTCGACCAGGCCCGCGGCAAACATCTGGCCACCGACGTCACCAGCGGCGACCTCGACGATGCGGTCACCCGCAAGTTCTTGCGCCTTGGCCATGGCCGCCTCGACGCCGTCGACGAAGTGGAACGGCGCCTCGGAGTCCCAGCCCTCGGGCTGCGGTCGGTGCGTCACGACGACCACGTGGTCGATCCCGCTCGGAGGCTTTCCGTCCCAACCGTCCGTCAGGTCGAAGACGTGGCGGCCGGCGATGGTCACCCCGATCTGGTCCCAGTACGGCCGGATGTGGTCGTAGGACGCTTGCGACACGTTCAACACGCCGCTCTCGTCCAACGGGACGTCACCGCTGACCAGCCATTCGAACAGTGGACCGGGATCGTCGTTCTCGTCCGCGATGAAGCCGTCCACCGACACCGAGCCGTTCAAGACCACCTTGCCCACAGGGTTCTCCGATCTGGACGTGCGCGGATCAGCTCAGCGAAGCTGAGACGACCGCATAATCGCACGCCCCACGCCGTGGGGAGAAGTGCCGGCCCGGGGACAGGATCGGCATGACATCCGGCTGAGTCATCCAGTCGCGCATAGGCGCCCTCCCTCTCCTTCCACTGTGCGCCTGCCACGGTCACGATTCAAGTATCTCGGCTGGATGTCCGGACAAACCGACCGATCCTGGCTTCGCGGGCGGCAGCGTCCTCCGAGAACGCGGTCACCAACCCCGAATCGGACACCAGCGCATGCTTCTGGGCCTGCGGACGCCGCAATGATGGTCGACATCGAACTGCCGCTGGACCCGCTGGGGGTCGAGGCGTCATCGACGGGATGAACTATTGGCCACCCATCGACGGAATACTGTTCGGGTTCGAAGCAGCCGACCGGCCCACCAACAGGTTCGCCTCCGTCCCAGGGCCTGCGCGGCGCTCCAGGGCTTCGATGACGGTCTCGGCGATGTCGATGTCGTAGAGCCTCTCGATGCTCTGGAACCCGCCGGGACTCTCCGCGTTGATCTCCACCACGTGACCGCCGATCACGTCGATGCCCACGAGGAACATGCCATCGGCGACGAGCTTGTCGCCCATCGCCTCGACGATGCCGAGCTCGGCCTCACCGACCTCGAGGGGCACCGACCGACCGCCGGTGCTGATGTTGGCGCGCGGGTCGTTACCGCTGGGCACGCGTCGGAAGGCGGCCGGCCGGCCGTCGCGCTCGAGGATGCGGCCCTCCAGCAAGAAGATCCGGGCATCGCCGTCCTCGGCGCCGTCGACGAACTCCTGGATGATGGCGTACCCGTCCTGCAGGACGGCCTCCGTCATCTGAGCGAGGTTGGTCTCCCCCGGGCCCTCGATCATGAAGACGTTGCGGCCCTTGGCCCCGTACAGCGGTTTGACGACGCAATGGCCGACGTCGTCGACGAACCGCTCGATCGCCTCCTTGTTTCGTGTCACCAGCGACCGAGGTCGGACGTTCTCGGAGAACTCCTCCAGGTAGAGCTTGCTGGTCGCCCGATGGAGGGTGTTCGGGTCGTTGACCACCGTCACACCTCGGTCCGCGAGCATCTGTCCGAACACCACGCCCATCGGGCTGGCCCACGGGCGCTCCTGCAGGTCGTCGATCGACTCGTTGCGCAGGACGAGCGCATCGAGGTCGTCCATGACGATCCGCTCGGCGTCGCGCGCCTTGATCCTCTCCATGAAGCTCGCGAGAGTGTCGTCGCTCTTCCATCTCGCGGCGCGAGCCATGGCCGCGAACAGCCCGTCGCTGCTGCCGAGCTCGAGATCCCCGACGCCGACATACCAGGTCTCGTGCCCGCCCCTGGCCGCGGCCCGTGCAAGTCGGGTGGTCGTGTACTCGTCCACCTCGGTGGCGACATCGTTGACGAGAAATGCGAGCCTCATGCTGCCCTGTCTCCTTCGTAGAGGTCGGTGACAGTCGCGCCCGCGCGCAGCCTCTCCAGACGCTCTTGTGCACCGGGCACGTCCAACCAGCGTGGCCGAACCCACGGGGCGTGGAGCACCTCGCGGTCGAGCAGATCCTGCACCAAGGGGATGTGGTCCAATGCGAGCTTGCCGACGAGCAGGACGTCGAGCCGGCTGCCCTCGGCGAGAGCGTCGAGGATGCGCGTGATCCCGCGCAGGTAGATCGCGTCCTTCACCGATCCGCCCCCGACGACGACCCGGATGGCGATGGACCACGCGGTACGCGCCGGTATGCGATGGGCGGCCCGCAGCAACTCGAAGATGTCCAGGAAGCCGGCGCCGTCGAGCATCTCGCCGACCGCGACCACTCGCGCCGCGAGCACGCGTAGCCGCCGCGGGTCCAACCCGCCGGTCAGGTACTCGGCGAGCACGGCGAGGCCTTCCTGCGTCTCGTCGTAGCCGGGCAGGCCGATGGTCAGCAGCGTCAGTGGCTGCCGGGCACCGTTCTGATAGGTGACCACGTGGGTGCCGACCTCGTGGTGCAGCAGCGGCTCGACCCGGTCGGCCCTGAAAGCGGCGGACGCAGGGATGAGCAGGCGGCCGAACGACACCATCAGCTCGGAGACGTCGTCTCGCACCTCGACGCTGACCGGGAAGTCCGGATACACGGCACGGTAGCGCTCGAACTCCGCCCGGGCCTCGTCGGCGAACGCCCCGGCGGTGACGGTCTGGGTGCTGGGCGCCTGCGGGGGGATGGTCTCGAGCAGCTCCTGCGCCGCCGCGGCCAGCGGAGGGGCCACCGTTCCGTAGAGCTGGAGTGACCCGTAGAGGAACCGTGACGTGTCGCGGTCCTCCAACGCGGTGATCTGACGGGCGATCTCGTCCCTCTTCGCCCGGAAGAGCGTGTGCAGCGCCGGGTCATCCACATTCTCGACCTCGAGGTCGTACAGGTCGCGCTGCAGCAGGTCCGGGTCGAAGTCCAACGGCCGCAGCCGCAGCGTGGGGGCCGTGCCGAAGTCACTGCGTTCGAAGTCCGCCCACGCCTCCGCCGCATTGAGTGGCGTGACGTTGACGAGCAGGTTCACACGGCGCTCGATCTCGGTGAGCCGGGCGTCGATGTCGAGTGCGGGCGCCAGCTCCTCCGTCGGTGACGACCGCTCGCGGGCAGGCTCGTCCTCGGGCGGGCCAGGATCGCCAGGGCGAGCGTCACTCATCGTCGTCCCCGGGGCTCTGGGTCCCACCCGACGCAGTATCGATCCCGACGGTCTCGTCTTCGATCTGGGTCTCCGCAGGAAGGGTGACGTCGTCGCTCGACCCGCGACGGTCATCGCTCTTCCCACCTGAGTCGTCAGCCGTCCGCGACGGGGTGATCTCCGGATCGGACATGGTGGCTCCGTTCACTCGATGATCAGACCGTATGCGTGCCGCCGTCGCGGCGTCGAGGCCTTGCATGCTGGCACGGAGTGCACTATGCGTAGGTGAACGATGTCGAAGTACTCACGGCGCCAGCAGCGGGGGTACGCCGCAGCGATGTGAGATCAGCTGGACCCGGCTAGATTGCCGTAGTGGGTCCGAGTTCAGTTGACGAACTCACGGATGGGCCGAACAAGAACTCCCACTCACTGGTTACTCGGCCAGCGCGTAGCTCGAAGATCTCGACGGACACCGCGCCTTGATCATCAATGAGTTCGACGAGCACCCGCCCATCGTCGGATTGTCTGAACCGCTCGGCTCGCGCCTCGCGCTAACGAGAAGCGGACACCGAGGGATACGTGACGAATCGCAATAGGCCCCCGGGTGAGAAGCCGGAAGCCAGAAGCAGATTCCGAGGTTCCGCGCCCGTGATCAGGATGCCGTTATGTCAGCCTCGGCGAGGCGAGAGCCGCAACCCGAGAAGAGGACCCCTGGAGGAGCCGTGCGCTGTGGCTGGTACCCGGAGCGTTTGTAGCTGTGGGAGTTCTCACCGGCTGGAGCTGTGGTCATCGACGATTACCTTCGCGTGGACGTCCCGATTGGGATCGAGTATGAGGCAGCCCAGTGTGCTGGCGGGCGTCAACCCTTACTCACGACATGAATGCCCTACCGATGAGAAGGGGCTGGTATGCGCGGCCTTCCTCGAACGGGCGAACGCCGTCGTCACCGCGCACGGCATCACCCGCGTGAGGTTCCACACCGGCACTGCGCCTGTACCCCGAGCTGCACCACTGGTCAGAACGGTGTCCCGAGGCTTCCCCGCGGCAGCCAGGTGACCTTCCAGCCGTCCTCAGTCACGCCACGCTCCAGCTCAACCACGTCGGCGAACCAGAAGTCTGCAATCGACTCCAGAGATCCAGGCTGACCATTGCAGATGAGCGCAATGATCGACCCGCTCTCGTCCTCCTCGGCGACCAAGAATTTGCCGGCATGGGGGCCGGCTGTGAACCGCGCGTCTCTTCAGATCATCGCCCTCACCCTGGTGAAACCATATTTGTAGGGCGGACGGGACTTGAACCCGTGACCGATGGATTATGAGTCCACTGCTCTGACCAGCTGAGCTACCGCCCCACGCACCGGGTCACTCGGGAGTGGCAGCCGGCGCGACGTCGGTGACCGGATCGGTCACCGGCCTCCCACGATACAGACTCTCGAAGGTCGAGATCGTGCGCTGGATGTCGTGTGCGGCGATCAGCCGGATCGACTCCTCCTTCAGCCTGCGGTACTCGGCCGGCGAGGCCTCGAGCACGATGCGGAGCTTCGCAGCGAGGTCTTCGGCGTTGCTGGGCTCGAAGAGGTATCCGTTCTCGCCGTCGTGCACGAGGTGCGGAAGCGCCATCGCGTTCGCCGCGACGACGGGCAGCGCCGAGGCCATGGCCTCCATCGTCACGATGCTCTGCAGCTCGGCGATCGAGGGCATCGCGAGCACGGACGCGCGGTGGTAGGCCTCGCGGAGCTCGTCATCCGTCACATAGCCGGTGAACTTCACCCGGTCGGCGATGCCGAGTTCGACCGCCAGGTGCTCGAGGTTCTTCTTCTGGTCGCCGCCGCCGACGATCTCGACCTTGGCGTCGAGTTCCTTCGGCAACAACGTGAGCGCTCGCAGGAGCACGTCGATCTGCTTCTCGCCGGTGACTCGACCGACGAAGAGGATGCGGTTCTCGGTGCGCGGCTCCCAGCTCGGCGAATACTTGTGCGCATCGATGCCGCACGAGATCGCGTGCACGCCGACGAGACCGGTGTGCTTCTCGAGGAACTGCGCGGCCTTTCGGGTCGGCGTCGTCACTGCCTCGGCGCGGCCGAAGGTGCGACGTGCGGCCTTCCAGGCGAGACCGACCGCCCACTCCTGCCACGCCGCGGGCAGCAACGTGAACTCGAGCATGTTCTCGGGCATGAAGTGATTGGTGCCGACGATGCGGATGCCGCGCTTCTGCGCTTCGACCGAGAGGCCGCGGCCGGTGATGATGTGCGACTGGAAGTGCACCACGTCGGGCTTGACCTGGTCGATGACCCGGGCGCTGTTCTGCTTGATGCGCCACGGCAGCGCGAACCGCAGCCAGTCGTGCGGGTACCAACGCCAGCTGCGGAGGCGGTGCGCCGTGATCTCCTGACCCTCGTGCACCTCCTTCCAGGTGCCGTGCTTGCGGTTGCCCGCAGGGGCCATGACGTGCACGTCGTGACCGCGCTCGGCGAGGCCTGCAGCGAGGCGTTCGGCGAAGCGTGCGGCGCCGTTGACGTCGGGGGCGAAGGTGTCGGCGCCGATCAGAACCGTGAGCGGTCGCTCGATCTCGGCTCCGGCGGTGCCGGGAGTACTCGCACCGGGGGTGTCTGACACGTGGGGTTGTTCCTCACCATTTCAAGGGATCGAGGGCGATCGGCCCTCGTCGGGGCATCGGGGCGCTGCGATAGGCGGCTCGACGCGCGGACTGAATCCGACGATAGTCTACGCAGCGCACCGGATGCTCCCCTGTGCGCGCATGTCGTCGGAGCAGCCGACACTCAGCTCACAGGCGCGTCTGGGGGTGGTTTCGGGCAAGTTGGAAGACGCCCCACACCGCGATGACCCCGGCCACGATGAACACGCCGATCGCCCAGAGCGGCGCCTGCGACGCCTCACCGAGCACGGCGATGCCGATCGCCACGGCCACCATCGGGTCGACGACCGTCAGCCCCGCGATGACCAGGTCGGGCGGGCCCGACGCGTACGCGTTCTGCACGAAGTACGCGCCGAGTGCGGCGGCGCCCAGCAGCCCGATCAGGCAGAGTGCGGTGAGCCATTCGAACTCGCCCTGCTCCACCCGGCCGATCACGACCTTGGCGAGGGTGGCCACGAAGCCGTAGAGCACGCCGGCCATGATGACGTAGTAGATGGCGCGGATGTGCTGGCGGAACAGCGCGAACGTGACACCGGAGGCCGCGAGCACGATGGCGAGGATGATCAGGATCGTGATCAGTTGCCGCTCGGTGACCGGCTTGTCGACGGCCGTGAACGCGGCGACGCCGACGAAGAGGAACACGCCGCCCACGCACATCACGATCGCCGTGATCGACTTCCGATTCAGCTTCACGTGATTGATGCGCGAGTTGAGGATCGACGTGATGACGAGCGCGATGGCGCCGAGCGGCTGCACCACGATGAGCGGGGCGAAGTAGAGGCTCGACAGCTGGAAGACGATCGCGAGACCGAGCATGACCGTGCCGAGTACCCACGAGGGTCGCGCGAGGAGCAGCGTGAGCTGCTTGAAGTTCAGCCCCT
The DNA window shown above is from Agromyces cerinus and carries:
- the dinB gene encoding DNA polymerase IV, with translation MRGEATVLHADLDAFYASVEQRDAPELRGRPVVVGGGVVLAASYEAKARGVRTAMGGRQARNLCPDAVVVPPRMDAYSAASRAVFAIFRDTTPLVEGLSIDEAFLEVGGLRRIAGTPEQIALRLRERVRSEVGLAISVGIARTKFLAKVASAVSKPDGLLVVEPEREEAFLLPLPVERLWGVGAVTAEKLHRLGIRTVGQLAELEAATAERLLGKATGAHLHALARLRDPRPVDTTRRRSAIGSQRALGSRLRSADELDVILTQIVDRLARRLRDGDRMCRTVVLRLRYGDFVKATRSRTLRSPSDRTAMLLSVARELLVGAQPVIAERGITLIGVSLSQLARTDSLQPELPIDWDDGVRLDTALDAVRDRFGAASVSRAAQLGRDPGWSPPLLSEHE
- a CDS encoding dihydrofolate reductase family protein; the encoded protein is MGKVVLNGSVSVDGFIADENDDPGPLFEWLVSGDVPLDESGVLNVSQASYDHIRPYWDQIGVTIAGRHVFDLTDGWDGKPPSGIDHVVVVTHRPQPEGWDSEAPFHFVDGVEAAMAKAQELAGDRIVEVAAGDVGGQMFAAGLVDEVRMDVAPVVFGAGKRYFGSVHAPHLLEDPDVVIQGDRVLHLRYRVRRQPN
- a CDS encoding glutathione synthase — encoded protein: MDEYTTTRLARAAARGGHETWYVGVGDLELGSSDGLFAAMARAARWKSDDTLASFMERIKARDAERIVMDDLDALVLRNESIDDLQERPWASPMGVVFGQMLADRGVTVVNDPNTLHRATSKLYLEEFSENVRPRSLVTRNKEAIERFVDDVGHCVVKPLYGAKGRNVFMIEGPGETNLAQMTEAVLQDGYAIIQEFVDGAEDGDARIFLLEGRILERDGRPAAFRRVPSGNDPRANISTGGRSVPLEVGEAELGIVEAMGDKLVADGMFLVGIDVIGGHVVEINAESPGGFQSIERLYDIDIAETVIEALERRAGPGTEANLLVGRSAASNPNSIPSMGGQ
- a CDS encoding flavohemoglobin expression-modulating QEGLA motif protein, whose protein sequence is MSDARPGDPGPPEDEPARERSSPTEELAPALDIDARLTEIERRVNLLVNVTPLNAAEAWADFERSDFGTAPTLRLRPLDFDPDLLQRDLYDLEVENVDDPALHTLFRAKRDEIARQITALEDRDTSRFLYGSLQLYGTVAPPLAAAAQELLETIPPQAPSTQTVTAGAFADEARAEFERYRAVYPDFPVSVEVRDDVSELMVSFGRLLIPASAAFRADRVEPLLHHEVGTHVVTYQNGARQPLTLLTIGLPGYDETQEGLAVLAEYLTGGLDPRRLRVLAARVVAVGEMLDGAGFLDIFELLRAAHRIPARTAWSIAIRVVVGGGSVKDAIYLRGITRILDALAEGSRLDVLLVGKLALDHIPLVQDLLDREVLHAPWVRPRWLDVPGAQERLERLRAGATVTDLYEGDRAA
- a CDS encoding glycosyltransferase, producing the protein MSDTPGASTPGTAGAEIERPLTVLIGADTFAPDVNGAARFAERLAAGLAERGHDVHVMAPAGNRKHGTWKEVHEGQEITAHRLRSWRWYPHDWLRFALPWRIKQNSARVIDQVKPDVVHFQSHIITGRGLSVEAQKRGIRIVGTNHFMPENMLEFTLLPAAWQEWAVGLAWKAARRTFGRAEAVTTPTRKAAQFLEKHTGLVGVHAISCGIDAHKYSPSWEPRTENRILFVGRVTGEKQIDVLLRALTLLPKELDAKVEIVGGGDQKKNLEHLAVELGIADRVKFTGYVTDDELREAYHRASVLAMPSIAELQSIVTMEAMASALPVVAANAMALPHLVHDGENGYLFEPSNAEDLAAKLRIVLEASPAEYRRLKEESIRLIAAHDIQRTISTFESLYRGRPVTDPVTDVAPAATPE
- a CDS encoding DMT family transporter; this translates as MEPDLSDLTEQIALDPTQFIGIPLALVGAVFLSLGAQFQHRGVVKVESRTVDSFGKGLNFKQLTLLLARPSWVLGTVMLGLAIVFQLSSLYFAPLIVVQPLGAIALVITSILNSRINHVKLNRKSITAIVMCVGGVFLFVGVAAFTAVDKPVTERQLITILIILAIVLAASGVTFALFRQHIRAIYYVIMAGVLYGFVATLAKVVIGRVEQGEFEWLTALCLIGLLGAAALGAYFVQNAYASGPPDLVIAGLTVVDPMVAVAIGIAVLGEASQAPLWAIGVFIVAGVIAVWGVFQLARNHPQTRL